One Halichondria panicea chromosome 3, odHalPani1.1, whole genome shotgun sequence genomic region harbors:
- the LOC135333217 gene encoding uncharacterized protein LOC135333217, which yields MRCVKIERHITNQFSSAIDKCEYNIDPRSELAPPSRRLSASLAKAIASPGPSTVTQVRSTLKRNLISPISAASTVTRPINIQVVTRGQSTRSQATHAIKVEMTTKTAPRGDTKGGRHPHPPTGNNKKLKHTCPFDGCPWRFATPYKLRRHIKSHTKETPYLCKECGRGFSVRYNLLMHIQTIHGQPQRYKCPVRGCKEAFHSQPRLNGHLKKVHKKDVKSIEKLTPRCDSRGNSTSSMDSTGEEEATKNTRQRRKYGCSECEMEFTSQAKLNAHFRVHAKERPFKCSTHSCNELFASKEKLSKHLETHKNGRQFTCPHENCNRVFLHQSHLKNHLKIHTKDHQFVCPVIDCNTKFSSEQDYNQHLNTHIDYNYKCTHPDCELSFMTKKRLAFHQQAIHGDGNLTIDGAQSSFLEGIQPHLGVTHQSSHLYGSPVYSHAAQHDQPIKSEPSSYVNTDFIKEFLPDRSQKNFETILNQNKDWSDEQIDHFLHSAVDLSEIELNLCSTGYESDSGYSTFDVSPIASHPPVTLSHTPLECVPGAHLQQQQHAPGPMFNPTCSFSPATTAFQDPAHSATSSPCSTEAGFFSPHTDLESMATAPNQISQFFGGDLATQGVQMYHQPQAAGGMFGGAYFMEGQNGYLNSRIPDILVQSAEHQRKGSNFLSCRRNSDSQVTQGESSNSMLRGQLATRSLPNMGQIAHSVKPEYNEVNGHLTEVKEERRHSCSVSAASSNLSNGRATTMKASKKSKSNPKPANQRRKNQWPRSMNKANMMAFRQHILNKLKKGQESAADSCAVKQEATSPKAMKDQEFAEQISETDSYEVQVKLQRNHSSDNRSQSEPVDGSDSPTLLVLHQSQSEGDVNKNNTTLSSCDTDTSHLTELFSDDIFNSFSFNPDSLLSRAEEEQMLKTLGFDESDDEIATFLGVGCGSLMAAGSVSNQVMDLDCIQELLDNTEVSSPLSLPPLVETSLESSVFESPSPLNSNPISQGSQLLVSSASNSLSIDFYTSTAPQYTMEGNLVNTTTVYQPTLFGDFGNCAPEVFDI from the exons ATGAGATGTGTCAAGATTGAAAGGCATATCACAAATCAATTCTCCTCAGCTATTGACAAGTGTGAATATAATATTGACCCTCGATCTGAGCTGGCTCCCCCAAGTAGAAGGTTGTCTGCAAGCTTGGCTAAAGCCATTGCAAGCCCAGGGCCATCTACAGTTACCCAG gtcCGGTCCACTCTCAAGAGGAATCTCATATCTCCAATTTCGGCGGCGTCAACTGTGACCAGGCCTATCAACATCCAAGTCGTCACTAGAGGTCAAAGTACAAGATCACAGGCCACCCACGCTATAAAGGTTGAGATGACCACTAAGACGGCTCCTCGTGGTGACACTAAGGGAGGCAGACACCCGCACCCACCCACCGGGAACAACAAGAAACTAAAGCATACC tgtcccTTTGATGGTTGTCCATGGCGATTTGCAACACCGTACAAGCTGAGACGGCACATCAAAAGTCACACTAAGGAAACACCATATCTG tgCAAAGAGTGCGGCCGTGGATTCAGCGTTCGCTACAACCTACTCATGCATATCCAGACCATCCATGGTCAGCCTCAACGCTACAAGTGCCCGGTGAGGGGATGCAAGGAAGCGTTCCACAGCCAACCAAGACTCAATGGCCACCTTAAGAAGGTCCATAAGAAGGACGTCAAGAGCATAGAGAA attAACCCCCCGTTGTGACAGCAGAGGGAACAGTACGAGTAGCATGGACTCTACTGGAGAagaggaggcaacaaagaatacACGACAGAGGAGAAA ATACGGATGTTCTGAGTGTGAAATGGAGTTCACGTCTCAAGCCAAACTCAACGCTCACTTCCGAGTACACGCCAAGGAGAGGCCATTCAAGTGCTCCACTCAT agttGCAACGAGTTGTTTGCTAGCAAAGAGAAGCTCTCGAAACATTTGGAAACTCACAAAAATGGCCGCCAATTTACCTGTCCCCACGAAAACTGCAATAGAGTATTTTTACACCAATCGCACCTGAAAAATCACCTCAAGATACACACAAAGGACCACCAATTTGTCTGTCCAGTAATAG ATTGCAACACTAAGTTCAGCAGTGAGCAAGATTACAATCAGCATctcaacacacacattgaCTACAACTATAAATGCACTCACCCGGATTGCGAGTTAAGCTTTATGACAAAGAAGAGACTGGCCTTTCATCAACAAGCTATCCATGGCGACGGCAACCTAACCATTGATG GTGCTCAGTCGTCTTTCCTTGAGGGCATACAACCACACCTAGGTGTTACCCACCAATCCTCCCACCTCTACGGCTCACCCGTCTACAGTCATGCCGCACAGCATGATCAGCCAATCAAATCAGAGCCGAGTAGCTATGTCAACACGGATTTCATCAAGGAATTTCTCCCCGATCGTTCCCAGAAGAACTTCGAGACCATACTCAACCAAAACAAGGATTGGTCTGATGAACAAATTGATCATTTTCTACACTCTGCCGTCGATCTCAGTGAAATTGAATTGAATCTTTGTTCAACTGGCTATGAGTCCGACAGTGGATACTCTACCTTTGATGTGAGTCCGATTGCCAGCCATCCTCCAGTGACTTTGTCACACACCCCTCTGGAGTGCGTACCAGGCGCTCATCTGCAGCAACAGCAACATGCCCCAGGGCCTATGTTCAATCCAACCTGCTCCTTCTCTCCGGCCACCACAGCGTTCCAAGACCCGGCACACAGTGCAACGTCAAGCCCTTGCAGCACGGAGGCGGGATTCTTCTCACCGCACACCGATCTCGAGTCTATGGCCACGGCACCCAATCAAATTTCCCAATTCTTCGGAGGGGACCTAGCCACACAGGGGGTCCAAATGTACCACCAACCTCAAGCTGCTGGAGGTATGTTCGGAGGAGCGTACTTCATGGAGGGCCAAAACGGTTATCTCAATTCGAGAATTCCGGACATTCTTGTACAATCTGCTGAACACCAACGAAAAGGAAGTAACTTTTTGAGTTGCCGTAGAAACAGTGACAGTCAAGTAACCCAGGGAGAGAGCTCTAACAGTATGCTGAGAGGACAGTTGGCTACTCGTAGTCTACCCAATATGGGACAAATAGCACACTCAGTGAAACCTGAGTATAATGAAGTCAATGGCCACCTTACAGAAGTGAAAGAAGAAAGAAGACATTCTTGTTCTGTCTCGGCAGCCAGCTCAAACTTGAGTAATGGCCGAGCTACAACGATGAAAGCTTCAAAGAAGAGCAAATCTAACCCCAAGCCGGCTAACCAAAGACGAAAGAATCAATGGCCACGCTCAATGAACAAAGCAAACATGATGGCGTTCAGACAACACATTCTGAACAAACTCAAGAAAGGCCAAGAAAGTGCGGCCGATTCGTGTGCAGTCAAACAAGAAGCCACCTCCCCCAAAGCAATGAAAGACCAAGAATTCGCCGAACAAATTTCAGAAACTGACAGCTATGAAGTACAAGTCAAATTGCAGAGAAACCATTCGTCAGACAACAGGAGTCAGTCAGAACCAGTTGATGGGTCCGATTCACCCACACTCCTAGTGTTGCATCAGAGCCAGAGCGAGGGCGACGTGAACAAGAACAATACCACCCTCTCGTCATGTGATACGGACACTAGCCACCTCACTGAACTATTCTCTGATGATATCTTTAACTCGTTCAGTTTCAATCCCGACTCTCTCCTCTCACGAGCCGAAGAAGAGCAAATGCTCAAGACTTTGGGGTTTGACGAAAGCGATGATGAAATCGCCACCTTTCTCGGTGTTGGATGTGGCTCACTAATGGCTGCTGGCTCAGTTTCAAACCAAGTGATGGACCTCGACTGTATTCAAGAGCTTCTCGACAACACTGAAGTCTCCtcccccctctccctccccccactGGTCGAAACATCTCTCGAATCATCAGTCTTTGAGTCCCCATCACCTTTAAACTCTAACCCAATCAGCCAGGGCTCTCAACTACTTGTTAGTTCAGCTAGTAACTCGTTGTCGATTGACTTTTATACGTCAACAGCACCTCAGTACACCATGGAGGGTAACCTAGTCAACACCACGACTGTGTATCAACCTACTTTGTTTGGGGATTTCGGAAATTGTGCCCCTGAAGTATTTGAtatttga
- the LOC135332879 gene encoding probable 4-coumarate--CoA ligase 1 — protein sequence MYRVSALGRWSLPLRSALQRRSISCLYHTTPSRSGQPSNVVTSPLPPIEDSPLDLYRHVFQDFPKFGNRTAVVDGITGQDFSYNQIDELTSKFSSGLNRSGFKPGDVLSIVAPNCPAYPVLFFGTIASGGIVSTCNPAYTSQELSFQFQDSNAKIVATVSSLLHTVQEAIKGTNIEKIIVIDGDSHGGRDGQESYQSLLDDSGSLFNPVSSDIHSTAVLPYSSGTTGLPKGVMLTHHNITSNVSQMHHPELFELRESYRLIGVLPFFHIYGMVVIMFSSMRYGSRFVTVPKFEPEMFLGALQDHKITLAHLVPPLLLFLAKHPLVNNYDLSSMNEILTGAAPAGGEIVKAAKERIGIETIRQGYGLTETSPVTHLMPLSLGMSKPDSIGINIRSVSTKIVDPESGGVLGVGEEGELWVAGPNVMKGYLNRPDATEASITQDGWFKTGDVGYFDKDGCFYITDRLKELIKVKGLQVAPAELEAVLVSHPRIADAAVIGVTDERQGESPKAFVVKKEEGLSEKEVAEFLASKLSSHKHLTGGVEFIDVIPKSASGKILRRLLKEKDK from the exons ATGTATAGAGTATCAGCACTGGGTCGATGGAGTCTCCCTCTTCGATCGGCTCTCCAAAGACGTTCCATTTCATGTCTTTatcacaccaccccctcacgcAGTGGACAACCCTCTAATGTTGTAACGAGCCCCTTACCTCCCATAGAGGACTCCCCGTTGGACCTCTACCGTCACGTTTTTCAAGATTTTCCAAAGTTTGGTAACAGAACAGCTGTTGTGGACGGCATCACTGGCCAGGATTTCTCGTACAACCAGATTGACGAGCTGACAAGCAAGTTCTCCTCCGGTCTCAATAGAAGTGGATTCAAACCCGGAGATGTTCTCTCCATAGTTGCTCCCAACTGTCCTGCTTACCCAGTTCTATTCTTTGGGACCATAGCTTCTGGTGGAATAGTGAGCACTTGCAATCCTGCGTACACTTCACAAGAACTTTCCTTTCAGTTTCAGGACTCTAATGCTAAGATAGTAGCCACAGTGTCATCATTGCTGCACACAGTACAAGAGGCAATCAAAGGAACAAACATTGAGAAGATTATTGTGATCGATGGAGACTCTCACGGTGGTAGGGACGGTCAGGAGTCTTATCAATCTCTCCTTGACGACAGTGGCTCTTTGTTTAACCCTGTGTCCTCTGATATCCACAGTACGGCAGTTTTGCCTTACTCCAGTGGCACTACCGGCCTGCCCAAAGGTGTCATGCTCACCCACCATAACATCACCTCTAATGTCTCGCAGATGCATCACCCGGAATTGTTTGAATTACGAGAGAGCTATCGACTCATTGGTGTTCTGCCTTTCTTCCACATTTATGGTATGGTTGTGATCATGTTCTCATCAATGCGTTACGGCAGTCGATTCGTTACTGTACCAAAATTCGAGCCAGAAATGTTTTTGGGTGCTTTACAGGATCATAAAATAACTCTTGCTCATCTTGTACCACCATTGCTGCTGTTCCTAGCGAAGCATCCTCTTGTCAACAATTACGACCTCTCTTCAATGAACGAGATACTTACAGGAGCGGCCCCCGCTGGAGGAGAGATTGTGAAAGCAGCAAAAGAGAGGATTGGAATTGAAACCATCCGTCAAGGCTATGGACTTACCGAGACAAGCCCAGTCACTCATCTCATGCCTTTATCACTTGGCATGTCGAAACCGGACTCTATTGGCATTAATATTCGGAGTGTGAGCACGAAGATAGTTGATCCGGAGAGTGGTGGTGTGCTGGGtgtgggggaggagggagaGCTGTGGGTGGCCGGACCCAACGTCATGAAGGGATACCTCAACAGACCAGACGCCACTGAGGCCAGCATCACTCAGGACGGATGGTTCAAGACTGGAGATGTCG GTTACTTTGATAAGGACGGGTGTTTCTACATCACTGATCGACTCAAGGAGCTCATTAAGGTCAAAGGTCTCCAAGTCGCCCCAGCTGAACTAGAGGCCGTGCTCGTCTCACATCCTAGAATTGCTGATGCTGCAGTTATTGGGGTAACGGACGAGCGACAAGGGGAATCCCCCAAGGCATTTGTGGTCAAGAAGGAGGAGGGGCTGAGTGAGAAGGAGGTGGCAGAGTTCCTCGCCAGCAAG CTTTCCTCCCACAAGCACCTCACTGGTGGGGTGGAGTTCATTGATGTCATCCCTAAGTCAGCCTCAGGCAAAATTCTCAGACGTCTGCTAAAGGAAAAAGACAAATAA
- the LOC135333221 gene encoding myosin-11-like: MASLHLSGPLPSEKQLKQSLKSLKYSQNGLTAKHIMASIEQFPDLKPSIKECTYSDPSIRGVTLIQLSGSLTSINSASGGDGHLKIPVRVWLKKGYPRDAPVVYINLAPNMEFIEAEYIEADGKVNLGQIMSWKEGKCDLCLLTQELCAKFSQQCPIRLLKLRSSSNQFTFRQLKPSHSTLSLRETNRTPQTSALSLFRSKSDCNPDQEELTKLRAEIEGKNSEIESLQDTLEDTKAKVGYYRNQAAELEEKLTAQRVNNVRGSFSTGIFDALMEHDVWKEKEEKEECMMRMERMVTDLTELRERVGVLQADKNEYQDRLSLMAIEYERLKFVYCKLVEERKFLIARQRQLTQSDSYDSDTEYESQQENTDDQDARAEEGVISDDEEAGATFTDTKQLRLQTVDEGNQKQYDDIVNVQAAGITITVSEPTFLKVEDTTTPTRSLKDTSSKQNVKLEEEITMLREKTLAQEVEVKNLTKKITELIKEGEDSNEMLKKLLDDAMRKIRKYEFCADKEDQLEKQKQFLQSQLDRSMTDRLEAEKKLRDENWKTRQKLKEVMNRAEQLEHELNSQMRSRSPHSSTEDRLPRGQLSVEEEMDGVLKHLDVLLSNENN; this comes from the exons ATGGCTTCCCTACATTTGTCTGGTCCCCTCCCTTCAGAGAAGCAACTAAAGCAATCTTTGAAGAGCCTCAAG TACAGTCAGAATGGGCTCACTGCAAAACATATCATGGCCTCCATTGAACAATTCCCAGACCTCAAGCCGTCCATTAAAGAATGCa CATATTCAGATCCCAGCATAAGAGGCGTCACTCTGATACAACTATCTGGAAGCTTAACATCTATAAATTCCG CCAGTGGCGGTGACGGACATCTCAAGATTCCAGTGCGGGTGTGGTTGAAGAAGGGATACCCTCGAGACGCCCCCGTGGTGTACATTAACCTTGCCCCTAATATGGAGTTCATTGAAGCGGAATACATCGAGGCTGACGGCAAAGTGAACCTGGGACAGATCATGAGCTGGAAAGAG GGGAAGTGTGATCTGTGTTTGCTGACCCAGGAACTGTGCGCCAAATTCAGTCAACAATGTCCTATACGGCTCCTCAAGTTGAGGTCATCGTCCAACCAGTTTACGTTCCGTCAACTGAAACCCTCTCACAGCACTCTCAGTCTAAGAGAGACAAACAGGACCCCACAAACATCTGCTCTCAGTCTGTTTAGGTCCAAAAGTGATTGTAACCCTGACCAAGAGGAGCTAACTAAACTTCGAGCTGAAATTGAGGGAAAAAACTCGGAAATTGAATCGCTTCAGGACACTCTCGAAGACACGAAAGCTAAAGTAGGGTACTATCGAAACCAGGCCGCTGAATTGGAAGAGAAGCTGACAGCGCAGAGGGTAAACAATGTTCGAGGGAGTTTTTCGACGGGTATTTTCGATGCTCTGATGGAGCACGATGTTTGGAAGGAGAAGGAGGAGAAAGAAGAGTGCATGATGCGGATGGAGAGAATGGTCACTGATCTCACAGAG CTTCGAGAACGAGTGGGTGTTCTACAAGCCGACAAGAACGAGTATCAGGATAGGCTGAGTTTAATGGCCATCGAATACGAGAGATTAAAGTTTGTTTACTGCAAGTTGGTCGAAGAGAGGAAGTTTCTTATTGCTCGACAGAGACAGCTGACTCAGAGTGATTCCTATGATTCTGATACAGAGTATGAATCTCAGCAAGAGAATACCGACGATCAGGACGCTAGAGCGGAAGAGGGTGTGATTTCTGATGATGAAGAGGCGGGAGCGACTTTCACTGATACAAAACAATTACGATTGCAAACTGTAGATGAAGGCAATCAAAAACAATATGATGATATAGTAAATGTACAAGCAGCTGGCATCACCATTACAGTATCAGAGCCGACATTTCTCAAAGTGGAGGACACGACAACACCAACCAGGTCTTTAAAAGATACTTCGAGTAAACAAAATGTGAAACTAGAGGAAGAAATTACAATGCTCAGAGAGAAAACACTAGCACAAGAGGTTGAAGTAAAGAATTTAACAAAGAAGATCACTGAACTCATAAAGGAAGGGGAAGATTCTAATGAGATGTTGAAGAAGCTGCTGGACGATGCTATGAGGAAGATAAGAAAGTACGAGTTTTGTGCTGACAAGGAGGATCAACTGGAGAAACAAAAACAGTTCCTACAATCCCAACTCGACCGAAGCATGACTGATCGACTCGAGGCAGAGAAGAAGCTGAGAGACGAGAACTGGAAGACAAGACAGAAACTGAAGGAGGTCATGAACAGGGCCGAGCAACTAGAGCATGAACTGAATTCCCAGATGAGATCTCGATCTCCTCATAGCTCTACGGAGGACAGGTTGCCACGGGGACAGTTGAGTGTTGAAGAGGAGATGGATGGTGTTCTAAAACATTTGGACGTTCTTTTGTCTAACGAAAATAACTGA
- the LOC135333088 gene encoding uncharacterized protein LOC135333088, which translates to MYRVSALCQNIRSALQRRSISCLYHTTPSYSGQPSNVVTSPLPPIEDSPLDLYRHVFQDFPKFGNRTAVVDGITGQEFSYNQIDELTSKFSSGLNRSGFKPGDVVAIVEPNSTTFPVIFFGTIASGGMVTTCNSTFTAQELSFQFQNSNAKIVATVSSLLHTVQEAIKGTNVEKIILTDGDSHGGRDGQVSYQSLLDDSGSLFNPVSSDIHSTVALPYSSGTTGLPKGVMLTHHNITSNVSQMHHPELFELGEHSRLVVVVPFFHIYGMVIIMAMSMRYGSQFAVLPKFEPETFLATLQNQKTTLAHLVPPLLLFLANHPLVDNYDLSSLDEIFLAAAPVGGEMINAVRERIGVRLIRQGYGLTETSPITHILPKHLGVTKPDSVGVCVKSVSTKIVDPESGGVLGVGEEGELWVAGPNVMKGYLNRPDATEASITQDGWLKTGDVGYFDKDECFYITDRLKELIKVKGFQVAPAELEAVLLTHPKIADTAVIGVPDKRQGESPKAFVVKKEEGLSEKEVAEFLASKLSSHKHLTGGVEFIDVIPKSASGKILRRLLRDQNRKYIRNIVKMYRISALSRWSLPLRSVLQRSSISCLYHTTPSYSGQPSNVVTSPLPPIEDSLLDLYRHVFQDFPKFGNRTAVVDGITGQEFSYNQIDELTSKFSSGLNRSGFKPGDVLSIVAPNCPAYPVLFFGTIASGGIVSTCNPAYTSQELSFQFQDSNAKIVATVSSLLHTVQEAIKGTNIEKIIVIDGDSHSGRNGQVSYQSLLDDSGSLFNPVSSDIHSTAVLPYSSGTTGLPKGVMLTHYNITSNVSQMQHPELFQYGEHTRLILVVPFFHIYGITFFMAMAMRYGSQFVILPKFEPKTFLGALQDHKITLAHLVPPLLLFLAKHPLVDNYDLSSMNEILTGAAPAGGEIVKAAKERIGIETIRQGYGLTETSPVTHLMPLSLGMSKPDSVGINIRSVSTKIVDPESGGVLGVGEEGELWVAGPNVMKGYLNRPDTTEASITQDGWFKTGDVGYFDKDGCFYITDRLKELIKVKGLQVAPAELEAVLVSHPRIADAAVIGVTDERQGESPKAFVVKKEEGLSEKEVAEFLASKLSSHKHLTGGVEFIDVIPKSASGKILRRLLRDQKINKL; encoded by the exons ATGTATCGAGTATCAGCACTTTGTCAAAATATTCGATCGGCTCTCCAAAGACGTTCCATTTCATGTCTTTatcacaccaccccctcatacAGTGGACAACCCTCTAATGTTGTAACGAGCCCCTTACCTCCCATAGAGGACTCCCCGTTGGACCTCTACCGTCACGTCTTTCAAGACTTTCCAAAGTTTGGTAACAGAACAGCTGTTGTGGACGGCATCACTGGCCAGGAGTTCTCGTACAACCAGATTGACGAGCTGACAAGCAAGTTCTCCTCCGGTCTCAATAGAAGTGGATTCAAACCCGGAGATGTAGTTGCTATAGTAGAACCAAATTCAACTACTTTTCCAGTTATTTTTTTCGGCACGATAGCTTCTGGCGGAATGGTTACGACGTGTAATTCAACGTTTACTGCACAAGAACTTTCCTTTCAGTTTCAGAACTCTAATGCTAAGATAGTAGCCACAGTGTCATCATTGCTGCACACAGTACAAGAGGCAATCAAAGGAACAAACGTTGAGAAGATCATCTTGACCGATGGAGACTCTCACGGTGGTAGGGATGGTCAGGTGTCTTATCAATCTCTCCTTGACGACAGCGGCTCTTTGTTCAACCCTGTGTCCTCTGATATCCACAGCACGGTAGCTTTGCCTTACTCCAGTGGCACTACCGGCCTGCCCAAAGGTGTCATGCTCACCCACCATAACATCACCTCTAATGTCTCGCAAATGCATCACCCGGAATTGTTTGAATTAGGAGAACACTCTCGTTTAGTTGTTGTGGTACCATTCTTTCACATCTATGGTATGGTCATAATCATGGCAATGTCTATGCGTTATGGAAGCCAATTTGCTGTGTTGCCAAAATTTGAACCGGAAACATTTCTAGCCACTTTACAAAACCAAAAAACTACTCTCGCTCACCTTGTTCCACCATTGCTGCTGTTCCTAGCCAATCATCCTCTTGTCGACAATTACGACCTCTCTTCACTGGACGAGATATTTCTAGCGGCTGCTCCTGTCGGAGGAGAGATGATCAATGCTGTTCGAGAGAGGATTGGAGTGAGACTAATCCGACAAGGCTATGGACTTACGGAGACTAGCCCTATTACTCATATCTTGCCCAAGCATTTAGGTGTGACCAAGCCAGACTCtgtcggtgtgtgtgtgaagagtgtgagcacGAAGATAGTTGATCCGGAGAGTGGTGGTGTGCTGGGtgtgggggaggagggagaGCTGTGGGTGGCCGGACCCAACGTCATGAAGGGATATCTCAACAGACCAGACGCCACTGAGGCCAGCATCACTCAGGACGGATGGTTAAAGACCGGAGATGTCG GCTACTTTGACAAGGATGAGTGTTTCTACATCACTGATCGACTCAAGGAACTCATCAAGGTCAAAGGTTTCCAAGTCGCCCCAGCTGAGCTGGAGGCCGTACTTTTAACACACCCTAAAATTGCCGATACAGCAGTTATTGGGGTACCAGACAAGCGACAAGGGGAATCCCCCAAGGCATTTGTGGTCAAGAAGGAGGAGGGGCTGAGTGAGAAGGAGGTGGCAGAGTTCCTCGCTAGCAAG CTTTCCTCCCACAAGCACCTCACTGGTGGAGTGGAGTTCATTGATGTCATCCCCAAGTCAGCCTCAGGCAAGATTCTCAGACGTCTGCTAAGAGATCAGAACA GAAAATATATTAGAAACATTGTGAAGATGTATAGAATATCAGCACTGAGTCGATGGAGTCTCCCTCTTCGATCGGTTCTCCAAAGAAGTTCCATTTCATGTCTTTatcacaccaccccctcatacAGTGGACAACCCTCTAATGTTGTAACGAGCCCCTTACCTCCCATAGAGGACTCCCTGTTGGACCTCTACCGTCATGTCTTTCAAGACTTTCCAAAGTTTGGTAACAGAACAGCTGTTGTGGACGGCATCACTGGCCAGGAGTTCTCGTACAACCAGATTGACGAGCTGACAAGCAAGTTCTCCTCCGGTCTCAATAGAAGTGGATTCAAACCCGGAGATGTTCTCTCCATAGTTGCTCCCAACTGTCCTGCTTACCCAGTTCTATTCTTTGGGACCATAGCTTCTGGTGGAATAGTGAGCACTTGCAATCCTGCGTACACTTCACAAGAACTTTCCTTTCAGTTTCAGGACTCTAATGCTAAGATAGTAGCCACAGTGTCATCATTGCTGCACACAGTACAAGAGGCAATCAAAGGAACAAACATTGAGAAGATTATTGTGATCGATGGAGACTCTCACAGTGGTAGGAACGGTCAGGTGTCTTATCAATCTCTCCTTGACGACAGCGGCTCTTTGTTCAACCCTGTGTCCTCTGATATCCACAGTACGGCAGTTTTGCCTTACTCCAGTGGCACTACCGGCCTGCCCAAAGGTGTCATGCTCACCCACTATAATATCACCTCTAATGTCTCGCAAATGCAACACCCGGAATTGTTTCAATACGGAGAACACACACGACTAATCCTTGTTGTCCCTTTTTTCCACATTTATGGAATAACTTTTTTCATGGCCATGGCTATGCGTTATGGTAGTCAGTTCGTTATCCTGCCCAAATTCGAACCCAAAACGTTTTTGGGAGCTTTACAGGATCATAAAATAACTCTTGCTCATCTTGTACCACCATTGCTGCTGTTCCTAGCGAAGCATCCTCTTGTTGACAATTACGACCTCTCTTCAATGAACGAGATACTTACAGGAGCGGCCCCCGCTGGAGGAGAGATTGTGAAAGCAGCAAAAGAGAGGATTGGAATTGAAACCATCCGTCAAGGCTATGGACTTACCGAGACAAGCCCAGTCACTCATCTCATGCCTTTATCACTTGGCATGTCGAAACCGGACTCTGTTGGCATTAATATTCGGAGTGTGAGCACGAAGATAGTTGATCCGGAGAGTGGTGGTGTGCTGGGTGTGGGAGAGGAGGGAGAGCTGTGGGTGGCCGGACCCAACGTCATGAAGGGATACCTCAACAGACCAGACACCACTGAGGCCAGCATCACTCAGGACGGATGGTTCAAGACCGGAGATGTCG GCTACTTTGATAAGGACGGGTGTTTCTACATCACTGATCGACTCAAGGAGCTCATTAAGGTCAAAGGTCTCCAAGTCGCCCCAGCTGAACTAGAGGCCGTGCTCGTCTCACATCCTAGAATTGCTGATGCTGCAGTTATTGGGGTAACGGACGAGCGACAAGGGGAATCTCCCAAGGCATTTGTGGTCAAGAAGGAGGAGGGGCTGAGTGAGAAGGAGGTGGCAGAGTTCCTCGCTAGCAAG CTTTCCTCCCACAAGCACCTCACTGGTGGAGTGGAGTTCATTGATGTCATCCCCAAGTCAGCCTCAGGCAAGATTCTCAGACGTCTGCTAAGAGATCAGAAAATAAATAAATTGTAG